The following coding sequences are from one Streptomyces sp. NBC_00536 window:
- a CDS encoding response regulator transcription factor codes for MSSQVGGQVGSQAGGQRILVVDDEPEVRAAVEDGLAVEGYEVRGAADGLAALSEVAGWQPDALVLDVMMPVLDGLGVCRQLRALGDRTPVLVLTALGSVSERVDGLEAGADDYLVKPFALDELVARVRALLRRAAPEAGGAPAELGFADLVLDPATRTGRRGGRNLEFSRTEAALLELLLRHPGQVLPREVILELVWGRDFGPDSNSLAVYVGYLRRKLEAAGEPRLVHTVHGVGYRLDAA; via the coding sequence ATGAGCAGTCAGGTGGGCGGTCAGGTGGGCAGCCAAGCGGGCGGTCAGCGGATTCTGGTGGTCGATGACGAGCCGGAGGTACGGGCCGCCGTCGAGGACGGGCTCGCGGTCGAGGGGTACGAGGTGCGCGGGGCCGCCGACGGGCTGGCCGCCCTGAGCGAGGTCGCGGGCTGGCAGCCCGACGCGCTCGTGCTGGACGTGATGATGCCGGTGCTCGACGGGCTCGGGGTGTGCCGTCAGCTGCGGGCGCTGGGCGACCGTACGCCCGTACTCGTCCTCACCGCGCTCGGGTCGGTCAGCGAGCGGGTCGACGGGCTGGAGGCGGGGGCGGACGACTACCTCGTCAAACCCTTCGCCCTGGACGAGCTGGTGGCCCGGGTCCGGGCGCTGCTGCGGCGCGCCGCGCCGGAGGCGGGCGGCGCCCCCGCGGAACTCGGCTTCGCCGATCTCGTCCTGGACCCCGCGACCCGGACCGGGCGCCGGGGCGGCCGGAACCTGGAATTCAGCCGGACCGAAGCCGCCCTGCTCGAACTGCTGCTGCGCCACCCCGGGCAGGTGCTGCCGCGCGAGGTGATTCTGGAGCTGGTGTGGGGCCGCGACTTCGGGCCGGACTCCAACTCGCTCGCCGTGTACGTCGGTTACCTGCGCCGGAAGCTGGAGGCGGCGGGCGAACCGCGCCTCGTCCACACCGTGCACGGGGTCGGCTACCGGCTGGACGCGGCGTGA
- a CDS encoding SDR family NAD(P)-dependent oxidoreductase, whose product MSTAAHTGTTPFNWTGRTVLVTGAEGFIGSTLVDLLVARGARVRAFVHYKPYAEKGHLARYLADPDGPVEMWAGDVRDAGRVSDAVAGCDTVFHLAALIGIPYSYVSPGAYVQTNVTGTENVAEACRRHAVRRFVHTSTSEVYGTALTAPISESHPLQPQSPYSASKIGADMMALSFHHAFELPVTVVRPFNTYGARQSARAVIPAILAQLHSGAREVRLGSLTPTRDFTYVTDTAEGFLAVAECDRALGQVVNLGSGQEISIGELAAALIKASGRDAEVVVDPARLRPSGSEVQRLLSDNTRARDWAGWQPRVSLAEGLSLTSDWIAAHLDLFAPDRYQV is encoded by the coding sequence ATGAGCACCGCGGCACACACCGGCACCACTCCCTTCAACTGGACCGGCCGTACCGTCCTCGTCACCGGGGCGGAGGGGTTCATCGGGTCCACCCTGGTCGACCTGCTGGTGGCGCGCGGCGCCCGGGTGCGGGCCTTCGTGCACTACAAGCCGTACGCGGAGAAGGGCCACCTGGCGCGCTACCTGGCCGACCCGGACGGCCCGGTGGAGATGTGGGCGGGCGACGTCCGGGACGCGGGCCGGGTCAGCGACGCGGTGGCCGGGTGCGACACCGTGTTCCACCTGGCCGCGCTGATCGGGATCCCGTACAGCTACGTCTCGCCCGGCGCCTACGTCCAGACGAACGTGACCGGTACCGAGAACGTCGCCGAGGCCTGCCGCCGGCACGCGGTGCGCCGCTTCGTGCACACCTCGACCAGCGAGGTGTACGGCACCGCGCTGACGGCGCCGATCTCCGAGAGCCACCCGCTCCAGCCGCAGTCGCCGTACTCCGCGTCGAAGATCGGCGCGGACATGATGGCGCTCTCCTTCCACCACGCCTTCGAGCTGCCGGTGACGGTGGTCCGGCCGTTCAACACCTACGGCGCACGGCAGTCGGCGCGGGCCGTGATCCCGGCGATCCTGGCCCAGCTGCACTCCGGGGCCCGGGAGGTCCGCCTCGGCTCGCTGACCCCGACCCGGGACTTCACGTACGTGACGGACACGGCCGAGGGGTTCCTGGCGGTCGCGGAGTGCGACCGGGCCCTGGGCCAGGTGGTCAACCTCGGCTCCGGCCAGGAGATCTCCATCGGCGAACTGGCCGCGGCCCTGATCAAGGCCTCGGGCCGGGACGCGGAGGTCGTCGTCGACCCCGCCCGGCTGCGCCCCTCGGGCAGCGAGGTCCAGCGCCTCCTCTCGGACAACACGCGGGCCCGCGACTGGGCGGGCTGGCAGCCGCGGGTCTCCCTCGCGGAAGGCCTGTCCCTGACCTCGGACTGGATCGCGGCCCACCTGGACCTCTTCGCCCCGGACCGCTACCAGGTGTGA
- a CDS encoding TraR/DksA family transcriptional regulator, giving the protein MVAKKTAAKKTASVNEASAEPVKQVAKKAVKTAAAKRTVNSTAKSSPAESKRTAKTSAKKATAAPAAEETGAGKVVAKKSTGTARKTATAATSGLPKTRAAAGRAAAAATEPGGLAVRPGEEPWTPEEAAEARTELTSEVLRLRGELTASEQAISGLMRDSGDGAGDDQADTGTKNITRESEMALAANAHDMLEQTERALERLEAGTYGLCENCGKAIGKARMQAFPRATLCVECKQKQERRH; this is encoded by the coding sequence ATGGTGGCGAAGAAGACCGCCGCGAAGAAGACGGCGTCAGTGAACGAGGCGTCGGCGGAACCGGTGAAGCAGGTCGCGAAGAAGGCCGTGAAGACCGCGGCCGCCAAGAGAACGGTCAACAGCACGGCCAAGAGCAGCCCTGCCGAGAGCAAGCGCACCGCCAAGACGTCCGCGAAGAAAGCCACGGCCGCTCCGGCCGCGGAAGAGACGGGAGCCGGGAAAGTGGTTGCCAAGAAGAGCACGGGCACGGCGAGGAAGACGGCCACGGCCGCGACGAGCGGGCTGCCCAAGACACGTGCCGCGGCCGGCCGGGCCGCCGCGGCCGCGACCGAGCCGGGCGGGCTCGCCGTACGGCCCGGCGAGGAACCCTGGACCCCGGAGGAGGCCGCCGAGGCCCGTACGGAGCTGACCTCGGAGGTGCTGCGGCTGCGCGGCGAGCTGACCGCCTCCGAGCAGGCCATCTCGGGCCTGATGCGGGACTCCGGCGACGGCGCGGGCGACGACCAGGCCGACACGGGCACCAAGAACATCACCCGCGAGTCGGAGATGGCCCTCGCGGCCAACGCCCACGACATGCTGGAACAGACCGAGCGGGCCCTGGAACGCCTGGAGGCGGGCACCTACGGGCTCTGCGAGAACTGCGGGAAGGCCATCGGCAAGGCCAGGATGCAGGCGTTCCCGAGGGCCACGCTGTGCGTCGAGTGCAAGCAGAAGCAGGAGCGCCGCCACTAG
- a CDS encoding Na+/H+ antiporter — protein MDQLALLFVLLLGAVVSVPLGDRLGLPAPVLMTIGGVVLALVPAVPNVDIPPEFILPLVLPPLLYASVQRTSWRQFAANIRPIFLLAVALVFVTTAAVAAVAHAVVPGLPVAAAVALGALVAPPDPVAATAVAGTLRLPRRMVSILEGEGLFNDVTAIVLYHVAIAAAVSGSFSWPGALGEFVLSAVVAVAVGLALGWAANRLMGRLGDATLQIGLTLLVPFVAYVLAEEFDGSGVLAVLTTALFLAEYATDADDVLGRLAGHTFWEVVDMLVTGVAFGLIGLELHHVFGTASGREWAMAGWAAAVTAVVIGVRLVWLMPASWLAQKLHDRRDVDEEIPLSWRESVVMWWAGMRGVASVALALAIPYRTDDGRPFPVRDEIVFIAFAVIMVTLVLQGLTLPWLVRRLGVEADQDAERDYERALAIRAAKAAKRRLKEIEEAEELPEDLVEQLHRRAYDVGARISPDMVDEERREAYAKRVERIRDVQRIQREMMSAARHEVLAARSEPGADPEIVDRVLRHLDVRSLRSP, from the coding sequence GTGGATCAGCTCGCGCTCCTCTTCGTCCTGCTGCTCGGGGCCGTCGTTTCCGTTCCGCTCGGTGACCGGCTCGGGTTGCCCGCGCCGGTGCTGATGACCATCGGCGGGGTGGTGCTGGCCCTCGTGCCCGCCGTGCCGAACGTCGACATCCCGCCCGAGTTCATCCTGCCGCTCGTCCTGCCGCCGCTGCTGTACGCCTCCGTGCAGCGGACCTCGTGGCGGCAGTTCGCGGCCAACATCCGGCCCATCTTCCTGCTCGCCGTGGCGCTCGTCTTCGTGACCACCGCCGCCGTGGCCGCCGTCGCGCACGCGGTCGTGCCCGGGCTGCCGGTCGCGGCCGCCGTCGCGCTCGGCGCGCTCGTGGCCCCGCCCGACCCGGTCGCGGCCACCGCAGTCGCCGGAACGCTCAGACTGCCCCGCCGGATGGTGTCGATCCTGGAGGGCGAGGGCCTCTTCAACGACGTGACCGCCATCGTGCTCTACCACGTGGCCATCGCCGCGGCCGTCAGCGGAAGCTTCTCCTGGCCCGGCGCGCTCGGCGAGTTCGTGCTCTCCGCGGTCGTCGCCGTGGCCGTCGGGCTGGCCCTCGGCTGGGCCGCGAACCGGCTCATGGGGCGGCTCGGCGACGCCACGCTGCAGATCGGCCTGACCCTGCTCGTGCCGTTCGTCGCCTACGTGCTCGCCGAGGAGTTCGATGGGTCGGGCGTGCTGGCGGTGCTCACCACCGCGCTGTTCCTGGCCGAGTACGCCACCGACGCCGACGACGTGCTCGGCCGGCTCGCCGGGCACACCTTCTGGGAAGTCGTCGACATGCTCGTCACCGGCGTCGCCTTCGGGCTGATCGGGCTGGAGCTGCACCACGTCTTCGGCACGGCGAGCGGCCGCGAGTGGGCCATGGCCGGGTGGGCGGCGGCCGTCACCGCGGTGGTGATCGGGGTCCGGCTGGTGTGGCTGATGCCCGCGTCCTGGCTGGCGCAGAAACTGCACGACCGGCGCGACGTCGACGAGGAGATCCCGCTCAGCTGGCGGGAGAGCGTCGTCATGTGGTGGGCCGGGATGCGCGGGGTGGCCTCGGTGGCTCTGGCCCTGGCCATCCCGTACCGGACGGACGACGGGCGGCCCTTCCCGGTCCGCGACGAGATCGTCTTCATCGCCTTCGCCGTGATCATGGTGACGCTGGTGCTCCAGGGGCTGACCCTGCCGTGGCTGGTCCGGCGCCTGGGCGTGGAGGCGGACCAGGACGCGGAGCGCGACTACGAACGCGCGCTCGCGATCCGCGCCGCGAAGGCCGCGAAGCGCAGGCTGAAGGAGATCGAGGAGGCGGAGGAACTGCCGGAGGACCTGGTCGAGCAGCTGCACCGGCGCGCGTACGACGTCGGCGCCAGGATCAGCCCCGACATGGTCGACGAGGAACGGCGCGAGGCATACGCGAAGCGGGTGGAGCGGATCCGGGACGTCCAGCGCATCCAGCGCGAGATGATGTCCGCCGCCCGCCACGAGGTGCTCGCGGCGCGCAGCGAACCCGGCGCCGATCCGGAGATCGTCGACCGGGTGCTGCGTCACCTGGACGTCCGCAGCCTGCGCAGCCCGTAG
- a CDS encoding RluA family pseudouridine synthase, translated as MSTIPEIRTLPVPDGLEGERIDAAIARMFGFSRTKAAELASAGKVSVDGSVVGKSERVHGGAWLEVEMPAPPRPVELVAEPVEGMEIVHDDDDIVVVMKPVGVAAHPSPGWTGTTVIGGLAAAGYRISTSGASERQGVVHRLDVGTSGLMAVAKSERAYTSLKQQFRERVVDKRYHALVQGHPDPMSGTIDAPIGRHPSSDWKWAVTQEGKPSVTHYDLIEAFRAASLLDIKLETGRTHQIRVHMSAHRHPCVGDLTYGADPTIAKRLGLTRQWLHAVRLGFEHPSDGQWVEFESTYPADLQHALDVIRAESE; from the coding sequence GTGAGTACGATTCCCGAGATCCGAACCCTGCCTGTTCCCGACGGCCTCGAAGGCGAGCGCATCGACGCTGCGATCGCCCGTATGTTCGGGTTTTCCCGGACGAAGGCGGCCGAACTGGCCTCGGCCGGGAAGGTGTCGGTCGACGGCAGTGTCGTCGGGAAGTCCGAGCGGGTGCACGGCGGCGCCTGGCTCGAAGTCGAGATGCCCGCCCCGCCGCGCCCGGTCGAGCTGGTGGCCGAGCCCGTCGAGGGCATGGAGATCGTCCACGACGACGACGACATCGTGGTGGTCATGAAGCCCGTGGGCGTCGCCGCCCACCCCAGCCCCGGCTGGACCGGCACCACCGTCATCGGCGGCCTCGCCGCCGCCGGATACCGGATCTCCACCTCCGGCGCCTCCGAGCGCCAGGGCGTGGTGCACCGCCTCGACGTCGGCACGTCCGGCCTGATGGCCGTCGCCAAGTCCGAGCGGGCCTACACCTCCCTCAAGCAGCAGTTCCGCGAGCGCGTCGTGGACAAGCGCTACCACGCGCTGGTCCAGGGCCACCCGGACCCGATGAGCGGCACCATCGACGCCCCCATCGGCCGCCACCCCAGCTCGGACTGGAAGTGGGCCGTGACCCAGGAGGGCAAGCCCTCGGTCACCCACTACGACCTGATCGAGGCGTTCCGCGCGGCCTCGCTGCTGGACATCAAGCTGGAGACCGGCCGTACGCACCAGATCCGCGTGCACATGTCGGCGCACCGGCACCCCTGCGTGGGCGACCTCACCTACGGCGCCGACCCGACCATCGCCAAGCGCCTCGGCCTGACCCGGCAGTGGCTGCACGCGGTGCGGCTCGGCTTCGAGCACCCGTCGGACGGCCAGTGGGTCGAGTTCGAGAGCACCTACCCGGCCGACCTGCAGCACGCGCTGGACGTGATCCGCGCCGAGAGCGAGTGA
- a CDS encoding mechanosensitive ion channel family protein — translation METVLRPLIVVGGSVVLTLFAGWLLDLLLRRADARHRETPLWGLLRRCRPPFLLLLGAALLRGSYLQAGVLQTYRVPVGRALDLVLIGAAAWLLVRIATAAVESVYARYAAGAADQARVRRVRTQVTLIQRAVTAMVVVLAVAAMLLTFPAMRAVGASMLASAGLVGIVAGIAAQSTLGNLFAGLQIAFGDTVRIGDTVVVDKEWGKVEEITLTFLVVRTWDERRITMPVSYFTGKPYENWSRGGAEMTGTVFLHLDHRAPVALMREKLQDILKEHTEWDGRSSGLVVTDTTPHTIQVRAVVTAKDADDIWTLRCAVREELIAWLAAEHPYALPRIATSPAAVRPTEVPPES, via the coding sequence ATGGAGACCGTACTGCGCCCGCTGATCGTCGTCGGCGGCTCGGTCGTACTCACCCTGTTCGCCGGGTGGCTGCTCGACCTGCTGCTGCGCCGCGCCGACGCCCGGCACCGCGAGACCCCGCTGTGGGGTCTGCTGCGCCGCTGCCGCCCGCCGTTCCTGCTGCTGCTGGGCGCGGCCCTGCTGCGGGGCTCGTACCTCCAGGCCGGGGTGCTCCAGACGTACCGGGTGCCGGTCGGCCGCGCCCTCGACCTCGTGCTGATCGGGGCGGCGGCCTGGCTGCTGGTGCGGATCGCGACCGCGGCCGTCGAATCGGTGTACGCGCGCTACGCCGCCGGGGCCGCCGACCAGGCCCGGGTCCGCCGGGTCCGTACGCAGGTCACGCTCATCCAGCGGGCCGTCACGGCGATGGTCGTGGTGCTGGCCGTGGCCGCGATGCTGCTGACCTTCCCGGCGATGCGGGCGGTCGGCGCCTCGATGCTGGCCTCGGCCGGTCTCGTCGGCATCGTGGCGGGCATCGCCGCCCAGTCCACGCTCGGGAACCTCTTCGCCGGGCTGCAGATCGCCTTCGGCGACACCGTCCGGATCGGTGACACGGTCGTCGTGGACAAGGAGTGGGGGAAGGTCGAGGAGATCACCCTGACCTTCCTCGTCGTACGGACCTGGGACGAGCGGCGGATCACGATGCCGGTGTCGTACTTCACCGGGAAGCCGTACGAGAACTGGTCGCGCGGCGGCGCCGAGATGACCGGGACGGTCTTCCTGCACCTGGACCACCGCGCTCCGGTCGCCCTGATGCGGGAGAAGCTCCAGGACATCCTGAAGGAGCACACCGAGTGGGACGGCCGATCCAGCGGCCTGGTCGTCACCGACACCACCCCGCACACCATCCAGGTCCGGGCCGTGGTCACCGCGAAGGACGCGGACGACATCTGGACCCTGCGGTGCGCGGTCCGCGAGGAACTGATCGCCTGGCTGGCCGCGGAACACCCGTACGCCCTCCCCCGCATCGCCACCTCACCCGCCGCCGTGCGCCCCACCGAGGTTCCCCCCGAAAGCTAG
- a CDS encoding sensor histidine kinase — protein MSGHGRRGLGAPWRRRRPLRTRLALAVTAAVAFVALGVCVAAYLVVRSALYQQLDDSLTQSARLAAQRGAGAGPGTLAGECRFKAAPACAEVVPTDPGQDPAKGFLLPVGARTREVAAGERRPYYTNIEVSGFHARMLTTDFADGRALQVALRADTVEAGIAEATWQLVLTGAAGVPLAAWLGYWVSRTGLAPVTRLTATAERIAATRDPRHRIELPPPGREDEITRLADSFNTMLGELEQSVTAQRRLVADASHELRTPLTALRTNAELLARADRLTPEQRARASGALGRQLREVTGLVNDLIELARDEEPQPLVEQVRLAALLEHGVAAARTHWPAVPFALRVAEDLRAGGEAAGGTVPGVPARLSRLLANLLDNAAKFSPPGLPVEVELTAPGGRPELTVRDHGPGIADEDLPYVFDRFYRANTSRALPGSGLGLAMARQIARAHGAELTAERAPGGGALFRLAFGGNLGGAHGGG, from the coding sequence GTGAGCGGGCACGGTCGCCGCGGACTCGGCGCGCCCTGGCGGCGGCGCCGCCCGCTGCGGACCCGGCTCGCGCTCGCCGTCACCGCCGCCGTGGCGTTCGTCGCGCTCGGGGTGTGCGTGGCCGCGTACCTCGTCGTACGGTCCGCGCTCTACCAGCAGCTCGACGACAGCCTCACCCAGTCCGCCCGGCTCGCCGCGCAGCGCGGCGCGGGGGCGGGGCCCGGGACGCTGGCCGGGGAGTGCCGGTTCAAGGCGGCGCCCGCCTGTGCGGAGGTGGTGCCGACGGATCCCGGACAGGACCCGGCGAAGGGGTTCCTGCTGCCGGTCGGCGCGCGGACCCGGGAGGTCGCCGCGGGCGAGCGCAGGCCGTACTACACGAACATCGAGGTCTCCGGGTTCCACGCCCGGATGCTGACCACCGACTTCGCGGACGGACGGGCCCTGCAGGTCGCGCTGCGCGCCGACACCGTCGAGGCGGGCATCGCGGAGGCCACCTGGCAGCTGGTCCTGACCGGCGCGGCCGGCGTGCCGCTCGCCGCCTGGCTCGGCTACTGGGTCTCGCGCACCGGACTGGCGCCGGTCACCCGGCTCACCGCCACCGCGGAACGGATCGCCGCGACCCGCGACCCCCGGCACCGGATCGAACTGCCGCCGCCGGGGCGGGAGGACGAGATCACCCGGCTCGCGGACAGCTTCAACACCATGCTGGGCGAGCTGGAACAGTCCGTCACCGCCCAGCGCCGACTGGTCGCCGACGCCTCGCACGAGCTGCGCACCCCGCTCACCGCGCTGCGCACCAACGCCGAACTGCTGGCCCGGGCCGACCGGCTGACCCCCGAACAGCGCGCCCGGGCGAGCGGTGCGCTGGGGCGGCAGCTGCGGGAGGTGACCGGGCTGGTCAACGACCTGATCGAGCTGGCCCGGGACGAGGAGCCGCAGCCGCTGGTGGAACAGGTGCGGCTCGCCGCGCTGCTGGAACACGGGGTGGCGGCGGCCCGTACGCACTGGCCCGCCGTGCCGTTCGCCCTCCGGGTGGCCGAGGACCTCCGCGCGGGCGGGGAAGCGGCCGGGGGCACGGTCCCCGGCGTGCCCGCCCGGCTCAGCAGGCTGCTGGCCAACCTGCTCGACAACGCCGCCAAGTTCAGCCCGCCGGGGCTCCCGGTGGAGGTCGAGCTGACCGCTCCCGGCGGCCGCCCCGAGCTGACCGTCCGCGACCACGGCCCGGGCATCGCGGACGAGGACCTGCCGTACGTCTTCGACCGCTTCTACCGCGCGAACACCTCCCGCGCCCTCCCCGGCTCCGGCCTCGGCCTGGCGATGGCCCGCCAGATCGCGCGGGCCCACGGGGCCGAGCTGACCGCCGAGCGGGCTCCCGGGGGCGGGGCGCTGTTCCGGCTAGCTTTCGGGGGGAACCTCGGTGGGGCGCACGGCGGCGGGTGA
- a CDS encoding UDP-N-acetylglucosamine--N-acetylmuramyl-(pentapeptide) pyrophosphoryl-undecaprenol N-acetylglucosamine transferase, whose protein sequence is MTTPLSVVIGAGGTGGHIYPGLALAEALRAAVPGAVISFIGTERGLETELIPGAGYRLHTVDMIPFDPALGAKRYLLPAALLRSAAQARTVIRAQGARVVVGMGGYPSAPAVLGARMAGLPAVIHESNAVPGRANQFAARLTPHIAVAFDRSRAHLAGGERALTTGMPISAALAGLAELDRPARDALRYEARRALRVPAGRRLVVFNGGSLGAVRLTGAAAALAGLWQERDDVQLLIKTGPKALATAVTELAANGGHRIARAVPYLDRMDLVYAAADLVVCRAGSATVAELAATGVPAVLVPYPHAPGDHQTHNARVLSDAGAGLLLADGDTTAAALAQLAGPLLADPARLAAMAGAADPGPHARAAELLAAEVLRISGHPLPSPFTFPSLEHA, encoded by the coding sequence ATGACCACACCACTCTCCGTCGTGATCGGTGCGGGCGGCACCGGCGGCCACATCTATCCGGGGCTCGCGCTCGCCGAGGCGCTGCGCGCCGCCGTCCCCGGGGCGGTCATCTCGTTCATCGGGACCGAACGCGGCCTGGAGACCGAGCTGATCCCCGGCGCGGGCTACCGGCTGCACACCGTCGACATGATCCCCTTCGACCCCGCGCTCGGCGCGAAGCGCTATCTGCTGCCCGCGGCCCTGCTGCGGTCGGCGGCCCAGGCCCGTACGGTCATCCGCGCCCAGGGCGCACGGGTCGTCGTCGGCATGGGCGGCTACCCGAGCGCGCCCGCCGTGCTGGGGGCCCGGATGGCCGGGCTGCCCGCGGTGATCCACGAGTCCAACGCGGTACCGGGCCGGGCCAACCAGTTCGCGGCCCGGCTCACCCCGCACATCGCGGTCGCCTTCGACCGCAGCCGCGCGCACCTGGCGGGCGGAGAGCGGGCGCTGACCACCGGAATGCCGATCTCCGCGGCGCTGGCCGGGCTCGCGGAGCTGGACCGCCCGGCGCGGGACGCGCTGCGGTACGAGGCGCGGCGGGCCCTGCGGGTGCCCGCCGGGCGGCGGCTGGTGGTGTTCAACGGCGGCAGCCTGGGCGCCGTACGGCTCACCGGGGCGGCGGCCGCGCTGGCCGGGCTCTGGCAGGAGCGTGACGACGTACAGCTGCTGATCAAGACCGGGCCGAAGGCACTGGCCACGGCGGTCACCGAGCTGGCGGCGAACGGCGGGCACCGGATCGCGCGGGCCGTGCCGTACCTGGACCGGATGGACCTGGTCTACGCGGCGGCGGACCTGGTGGTGTGCCGGGCGGGTTCGGCGACCGTCGCGGAACTCGCCGCGACCGGGGTCCCGGCCGTGCTGGTGCCCTACCCGCACGCGCCCGGCGACCACCAGACGCACAACGCCCGGGTGCTGTCGGACGCGGGAGCGGGCCTGCTCCTCGCGGACGGCGACACCACCGCGGCCGCCCTCGCCCAGCTGGCCGGGCCGCTGCTGGCCGACCCCGCGCGGCTGGCCGCCATGGCCGGGGCCGCCGACCCGGGCCCGCACGCGCGGGCCGCCGAACTCCTGGCCGCGGAGGTCCTGCGGATCTCCGGCCACCCCCTGCCCTCCCCCTTCACCTTCCCCTCCCTGGAGCACGCATGA
- the lspA gene encoding signal peptidase II produces the protein MAEAERIIGTPEVGDDTPQPESERPKGHRRIAALLIVAVLAYLLDLGSKMLVVAKLEHQAPIRLVGDLLKLDAIRNPGAAFGFGEAFTIIFTCIAAGVIVVIVRLARKLYSLPWAIALGLLLGGALGNLTDRIFRSPGVFRGAVVDFIAPAHFAVFNLADSAIVCGGILIVLLSFKGLDPDGTVHKD, from the coding sequence GTGGCAGAGGCGGAGCGCATCATCGGTACGCCCGAGGTCGGGGACGACACCCCCCAGCCGGAGTCCGAGCGGCCCAAGGGGCACCGCCGGATCGCGGCGCTGCTCATCGTGGCGGTGCTCGCGTACCTCCTCGACCTCGGCAGCAAGATGCTGGTGGTGGCGAAGCTGGAGCACCAGGCGCCGATCCGCCTCGTCGGCGACCTGCTCAAGCTCGACGCGATCCGCAACCCCGGCGCCGCCTTCGGCTTCGGCGAGGCCTTCACGATCATCTTCACCTGCATCGCCGCCGGCGTGATCGTGGTGATCGTGCGGCTCGCCCGCAAGCTGTACAGCCTGCCCTGGGCCATCGCCCTCGGCCTGCTGCTGGGCGGTGCGCTCGGCAACCTCACCGACCGGATCTTCCGGTCCCCGGGGGTCTTCCGGGGCGCCGTGGTCGACTTCATCGCGCCCGCGCACTTCGCCGTCTTCAACCTCGCGGACTCGGCGATCGTGTGCGGCGGGATCCTGATCGTGCTGCTCTCCTTCAAGGGCCTGGACCCGGACGGCACCGTCCACAAGGACTGA
- a CDS encoding GNAT family N-acetyltransferase → MGAATAGPAGPVGYEVRVAESEADRAACFAVRTEVFVIEQSVPESLEYDAYDADAVHVLAVGPGGPLGTGRLLHGAAALGKTGSPDVGSLGRLAVTKAARGLGVGAALVRAIEGEAVRMGLAAVDLGAQTHALGFYERLGYVAYGPEFDDAGMPHRAMRRPLR, encoded by the coding sequence GTGGGCGCGGCGACTGCCGGACCGGCCGGACCCGTCGGCTACGAGGTCCGCGTCGCGGAGTCGGAGGCCGATCGCGCGGCCTGCTTCGCCGTGCGGACCGAGGTCTTCGTGATCGAGCAGTCCGTGCCGGAATCGCTGGAGTACGACGCCTACGACGCGGACGCGGTGCACGTCCTGGCGGTGGGCCCCGGCGGACCGCTGGGCACCGGGCGGCTGCTGCACGGTGCGGCCGCGCTCGGCAAGACCGGCTCCCCGGACGTGGGCTCGCTCGGCCGCCTCGCCGTGACCAAGGCCGCGCGCGGGCTCGGGGTCGGGGCCGCGCTGGTCCGGGCCATCGAGGGCGAGGCCGTGCGGATGGGGCTGGCCGCGGTGGATCTCGGGGCGCAGACCCATGCGCTCGGGTTCTACGAGCGGCTCGGGTACGTGGCGTACGGGCCGGAGTTCGACGATGCGGGGATGCCGCACCGGGCGATGCGGCGTCCGCTGCGCTAG